The following coding sequences lie in one Spinacia oleracea cultivar Varoflay chromosome 1, BTI_SOV_V1, whole genome shotgun sequence genomic window:
- the LOC110793264 gene encoding 4-diphosphocytidyl-2-C-methyl-D-erythritol kinase, chloroplastic — protein sequence MASTHLLPQSSILYNSFNNSTKRSNFSAFRIHGSPSITQKFNLRKHPSFKTMCSIDPQSERKKQVEIVFDPEERFNKLADKVDKEAGLSRLTLFSPCKVNVFLRITGKRDDGYHDLASLFHVISLGDKIKFSLSPSKIKDSLSTNVGGVPLDDRNLIIKALKLYRQKTGSNKYFWIHLDKKVPTGAGLGGGSSNAATALWAANQFSGGIATEKELQEWSSEIGSDIPFFFSRGAAYCTGRGEVVKDIPPPIPLDTPMVLIKPQEACSTAHVYKTFRLDQTREVDPLSLLEKISKEGISQDVCINDLESPAFEVLPGLRRLKQRIIAASRGQYDAVFMSGSGSTIVGIGSPDPPQFIYDDEAYKDVFLSEATFITREENQWYSEPSSSSSADSVAEFSRPLSDGITQ from the exons ATGGCTTCAACCCATCTTCTTCCTCAGAGTTCAATTCTCTACAATTCTTTCAACAATTCAACCAAAAGAAGTAATTTTTCTGCATTTCGGATACATGGGTCTCCTTCAATTACCCAAAAGTTCAATCTTCGAAAGCACCCATCTTTCAAAACCATGTGTTCTATTGACCCACAATCTGAAAGAAAAAAACAAGTAGAG aTAGTATTTGACCCAGAAGAAAGATTTAACAAATTAGCTGATAAAGTGGATAAGGAAGCTGGTCTTTCAAGGCTCACTCTTTTTTCACCTTGTAAG GTGAATGTGTTTTTGAGAATAACTGGAAAAAGAGACGATGGATACCATGATTTAGCATCTCTATTTCAT GTAATAAGTTTGGGGGATAAAATTAAGTTCTCTTTGTCACCTTCAAAGATCAAGGATAGTCTATCAACAAATGTGGGTGGAGTTCCTCTTGATGATAGAAATCTG ATAATCAAAGCCCTAAAGTTGTATCGGCAAAAGACTGGCAGCAACAAGTATTTTTGG ATTCATCTTGATAAGAAGGTTCCTACAGGAGCCGGGCTTGGTGGAGGAAGTAGCAATGCTGCTACTGCACTTTGGGCAGCGAATCAATTCAGTGGTGGGATTGCGACAGAGAAGGAACTTCAAGAATGGTCAAGTGAAATAGGTTCTGATATTCCTTTTTTCTTCTCTCGGGGAGCAGCATATTGTACTGGCAGGGGTGAG GTAGTTAAAGATATTCCACCACCTATACCTTTGGACACTCCAATGGTCCTAATAAAGCCTCAAGAAGCATGCTCCACTGCTCATGTTTACAAG ACCTTTCGTTTGGATCAAACTCGCGAGGTTGATCCGTTATCTTTGCTGGAGAAAATTTCGAAAGAAGGAATCTCTCAAGATGTCTGTATCAATGATTTGG AGTCCCCTGCATTTGAAGTGCTTCCAGGTCTGCGAAGATTAAAACAGCGCATAATTGCAGCCAGCCGTGGACAGTATGATGCTGTTTTTATGTCTGGAAG TGGAAGCACTATTGTTGGGATTGGTTCTCCTGATCCACCACAGTTTATCTACGATGATGAAGCATACAAGGATGTCTTCTTATCTG AGGCTACCTTCATCACCCGAGAAGAGAACCAATGGTATTCAGAACCTTCTTCAAGTAGTTCTGCCGACTCAGTCGCTGAGTTTTCCCGTCCACTTAGTGATGGAATTACACAGTAA